One genomic segment of Ricinus communis isolate WT05 ecotype wild-type chromosome 5, ASM1957865v1, whole genome shotgun sequence includes these proteins:
- the LOC8271781 gene encoding kelch repeat-containing protein At3g27220 encodes MARLGHTNHFSKKSVFLLSCVGLLGALFIVDVLWTSSSSLSISSAYQSIASNWVLVNPGNNAVLPNISASKDHEKEALKGRKDSVGAERLLSATFADLPAPELEWEQMPSAPVPRLDGYSVQINNLLYVFVGYGNINHVHSHVDVYNFTDNTWGEKFDTPKDMAHSHLGVATDGRYIYIVSGQYGPQCRTAISLTFSLDTETKIWRRMPSLPAPRYAPATQLWRGRLHVMGGSKENRHTPGVDHWSIAVKDGKALEKEWRAEIPIPRGGPHRACIVVNDRLFVIGGQEGDFMPKPGSPIFKCSRRNEVVYGDVYMLDYEMKWKALPAMPKPNSHIECAWVIVNNSIIITGGTTEKHPVTKRMILVGEVFQFHLDSLTWSVIGKLPFRIKTTLAGFWDGWLYFTSGQRDRGPDNPQPQKVIGEMWRTILHL; translated from the exons ATGGCCAGGTTAGGACACACCAaccatttttcaaaaaaatcagTGTTTCTTTTATCATGTGTTGGTCTTCTTGGGGCTCTTTTCATTGTCGATGTCCTTTGgacctcttcttcttctttgtcaaTTTCTTCTGCTTATCAATCCATTGCTTCCAATTGGGTTCTTGTGAATCCTGGGAATAATGCTGTGCTACCCAATATCAGTGCCAGCAAAGATCATGAG AAAGAAGCACTTAAAGGTAGAAAGGACAGTGTTGGTGCTGAGAGGTTGTTGTCGGCAACTTTTGCTGATTTACCAGCACCGGAGTTGGAATGGGAGCAAATGCCGTCAGCACCAGTGCCTCGTCTTGATGGCTATTCAGTACAAATCAACAACcttttatatgtatttgtAGGATATGGCAACATTAACCAT GTGCATTCTCATGTTGATGTATACAATTTTACTGATAATACATGGGGAGAGAAGTTTGACACCCCAAAAGACATGGCCCATTCACATCTAGGAGTGGCAACCGATGGAAGATACATTTATATTGTCTCAGGACAATATGGTCCCCAATGCAGAACAGCTATATCTCTTACTTTTTCACTGGATACTGAGACAAAGATATGGCGGAGAATGCCTTCATTACCAGCACCAAG GTATGCTCCTGCTACTCAATTATGGAGAGGAAGACTACATGTGATGGGCGGCAGCAAGGAAAATCGCCACACACCTGGAGTGGATCACTGGAGTATTGCAGTTAAGGATGGGAAGGCATTGGAGAAGGAATGGCGAGCTGAAATACCCATTCCCCGAGGAGGGCCACATAG GGCCTGTATTGTGGTCAACGATCGCCTTTTTGTAATTGGTGGTCAGGAGGGTGATTTTATGCCAAAACCTGGATCACCTATTTTCAAGTGCTCCCGCAGGAATGAg GTTGTTTATGGCGATGTTTATATGCTAGACTATGAAATGAAGTGGAAAGCTTTACCTGCAATGCCAAAACCTAATTCCCATATTGAGTGTGCCTGGGTAATTGTTAACAATTCTATCATCATCACTGGAGGTACAACAGAAAAGCATCCAGTGACCAAAAGGATGATCCTGGTAGGGGAGGTGTTCCAGTTTCATCTGGATTCACTG ACATGGTCAGTGATTGGAAAGCTACCTTTCCGCATCAAAACTACCCTTGCTGGTTTTTGGGATGGATGGCTGTACTTTACATCCGGGCAGCGGGATAGAGGACCAGATAATCCACAGCCTCAAAAAGTTATTGGAGAAATGTGGAGAACCATATTGCATTTGTAA
- the LOC8271782 gene encoding cytochrome c1-2, heme protein, mitochondrial codes for MAGGGVIHQLLRRKLQSHAAASPYLSIFASKKVHDDSGSLSSKSLTTFALIGAGISGFLSFATVASADEAEHGLECPNYPWPHKGILSSYDHSSIRRGQQVYQQVCASCHSMSLISYRDLVGVAYTEEETKAMAAEIEVVDGPNDEGEMFTRPGKLSDRFPQPYANEQAARFANGGAYPPDLSLITKARHNGQSYVFALLTGYRDPPAGVSIREGLHYNPYFPGGAIAMPKMLNDGAVEYEDGTPATEAQMGKDVVTFLTWAAEPEMEERKLMGFKWIFVLSLALLQAAYYRRMRWSVLKSRKLIVDVVN; via the exons ATGGCTGGAGGAGGAGTTATCCACCAGCTTTTGAGGAGGAAACTTCAGTCACACGCTGCG GCCTCTCCATATTTATCTATCTTTGCTTCGAAGAAAGTTCATGATGATTCTGGATCTCTCAGTTCAAAGTCCCTTACAACATTTGCACTCATCGGGGCTGGAATTTCAGGGTTTCTGAGTTTTGCAACAGTAGCATCTGCTGATGAGGCAGAACATGGCTTAGAGTGTCCAAACTATCCTTGGCCTCACAAAGGCATTCTAAGTTCATATGACCATTCTTC GATTCGCCGTGGTCAACAAGTTTACCAGCAAGTGTGTGCATCTTGCCACTCCATGTCTCTGATATCATATCGTGATTTGGTGGGTGTTGCATATACAGAAGAGGAGACTAAAGCTATGGCAGCTGAGATTGAGGTGGTTGATGGGCCTAATGATGAGGGTGAGATGTTCACCCGTCCTGGTAAACTTAGTGACCGTTTTCCTCAGCCATATGCAAATGAACAAGCTGCTAGATTTGCTAATGGGGGGGCCTATCCTCCAGATCTAAGTCTTATTACAAAA GCTCGTCACAATGGTCAGAGCTATGTGTTTGCTCTTTTAACTGGTTACCGTGATCCTCCAGCTGGTGTTTCA ATCAGAGAGGGGTTGCATTATAATCCTTACTTCCCTGGCGGAGCTATTGCCATGCCTAAAATGTTGAACGATGGTGCTGTTGAATATGAAGATGGTACCCCTGCAACTGAAGCACAG ATGGGAAAAGATGTTGTAACATTTTTAACATGGGCCGCAGAACCAGAAATGGAAGagagaaaattg ATGGGCTTTAAGTGGATCTTTGTACTATCACTGGCATTGCTTCAAGCTGCATATTACCGGCGTATGAGGTGGTCAGTTTTGAAGTCGCGCAAGCTTATTGTTGACGTAGTCAACTAG
- the LOC125370032 gene encoding uncharacterized protein LOC125370032 codes for MVTISSKYQLQMRCDKKCPWRLYGTMIKREHIFAIKTYVGEHRCPREMKNRQATSEWIAKEYIHRFRRNGNWSVKDLEEDLLEKFCVQVSRIKCYRAKWKSGALLCTVAKDGNNQMFPIFWAVVECLTNAIKNLAPFLNIGIVLGMFIRDPAKFYKSSISELSKCDKIDNNVSETFNGYIVKFRSMTIIDMLEEIRCALIERMHSKFMHATGLTDSITPRLRTKFEEIKYNSRLCTSKPAVGGNFQVNIGEDQFVVDINAHTCTCRTWQITGIPCIHACSSIHWMSQDSATFVDKYCNVETYIETYKNALEPLNGRKIWPQADGLPIKAAKFKKMPGRPKKNRKRDITEDPKNPNKLSRQGIQMTCAVCGGVGHNKRSCKMKNDPSFKRPPKLPVKRGRPRKATSALRSTAISPTTQSDAPSSSGPSQFVGTPSSGS; via the exons ATGGTCACAATAAGCAGCAAGTACCAACTTCAAATGAGATGTGACAAGAAATGCCCATGGAGACTGTATGGAACCATGATTAAAAGAGAGCATATCTTTGCTATTAAGACATATGTTGGTGAGCATAGGTGTCCTAGAGAGATGAAAAATAGGCAAGCTACCTCTGAATGGATAGCTAAGGAATATATACATAGATTCAGAAGAAATGGCAATTGGAGTGTGAAGGACTTGGAGGAAGACTTACTTGAGAAGTTCTGTGTTCAAGTGTCAAGAATAAAATGCTATAGGGCAAAATGGAAAA GTGGGGCACTATTATGTACAGTTGCTAAAGATGGGAACAATCAAATGTTCCCTATCTTTTGGGCTGTAGTTGAAT GTCTTACTAATGCTATAAAGAACCTAGCACCTTTCCTGAACATAGGAATTGTGCTAGGCATGTTTATT AGGGATCCAGCCAAATTTTATAAGTCATCTATTTCTGAGCTTTCTAAGTGTGATAAGATTGATAACAATGTCAGTGAAACCTTCAATGGTTACATTGTGAAATTTAGGAGTATGACCATTATAGACATGCTAGAAGAGATTAGATGTGCATTAATAGAGAGAATGCACAGTAAGTTTATGCATGCTACTGGTTTAACTGACTCCATCACACCTAGACTTAGAACTAAGTTTGAAGAAATCAAGTACAATAGCAGATTATGTACTTCCAAACCTGCTGTTGGTGGCAATTTCCAAGTGAACATAGGAGAGGATCAGTTTGTGGTTGATATCAATGCGCACACTTGTACTTGTAGAACATGGCAGATAACAGGCATTCCTTGTATCCATGCATGTTCTAGCATTCATTGGATGAGCCAGGATAGTGCAACATTTGTGGACAAGTACTGTAATGTAGAAACTTATATTGAAACCTACAAAAATGCTCTTGAGCCACTGAATGGCAGAAAAATATGGCCACAAGCTGATGGGCTTCCAATCAAGGCAgccaaatttaagaaaatgccTGGCAGACCTAAGAAGAACAGAAAGAGAGATATCACTGAAGatccaaagaatcctaatAAGCTGTCTAGACAAGGAATTCAAATGACTTGTGCAGTTTGTGGAGGAGTTGGGCACAACAAGAGGAGTTGTAAGATGAAAAATGATCCATCTTTCAAAAGGCCTCCTAAACTGCCAGTCAAGCGTGGCAGGCCACGAAAAGCAACTTCTGCACTTCGATCTACTGCAATTTCCCCAACAACTCAGTCTGATGCCCCTAGTTCAAGTGGACCAAGTCAATTTGTTGGCACACCTTCAAGTGGATCTTAA